From the Salarias fasciatus chromosome 16, fSalaFa1.1, whole genome shotgun sequence genome, one window contains:
- the dcaf6 gene encoding DDB1- and CUL4-associated factor 6 isoform X5, whose translation MVTMSCSGNLVWDVNKRLIGYSLPNTIRTNYLGRREFVQRLKLEATLNVHDGCVNTISWNDTGEYILSGSDDTFLVITNPYNKKVKKSIRSGHRANIFSAKFMPHTNDQEIVSCSGDGIIFYTHTEKSPEHNRQCQFNCHYGTAYEIMTVPNDPYTFLSCGEDGTVRWFDLRMKTSCTKEDCKDDILINCRRAATSISISPLVPYYLAVGCSDSSVRIYDRRMLGTRATGNYMGRGTTGMCVRFVPAHLSNKSCRVTSLCYSEDGQEVLVSYSSDYIYLFDPKDDQARELKGPSEERREELRQPPVKRLRLRGDWSDTGPRARPESERERDGEQSPNVSLMQRMSDMLSRWFEEASEAQSSRGARPQTRPRGTAVRPEGTLNTPGASAGSSQESGPPERPAAGGDSEAAAAAATSPLPKSASSSSSSGSSSTVTAPPPSSSSSVENSAPSSSSSSSPPTSSPDSEQRSQAEATPTATPTATPTSEPTLSDSPSSVVNKQLGSMTLDEQQGAAEAAGSPPGEPATAPASSSSGPPASSCTSSSTSSSRPSAAEPVLSLHYSSEGTTTSTIKLDFTDEWSSSTSTSMGGGGPKASEAAQSRESVTAESPAPTESSGQQGVMAAPAEPACDAPCSSAAPRPAEGASEDRTPPEGAEDTTGGCRRAEPGAGQTHEAGEGQSQSQSQPAARGNQDSDDSDDDPILIPSSRFRGQGQRRSAAARIQELFRRRKERREMEESETQNIRRPSVKMVYKGHRNSRTMIKESCFWGNNFVMSGSDCGHIFIWDRHTAEHLMLLEADNHVVNCLQPHPYDPILASSGIDYDIKIWSPLEQSPSFNRVLADEVITRNELMLEETRNTITVPASFMLRMLASLNHIRSDRLEGDRSEGSGQENEDEQ comes from the exons ATGGTGACAATGTCCTGCTCTGGCAACCTGGTCTGGGATGTAAATAAACGCCTAATTGGATACAGCCTGCCTAACACCATCAGGACCAACTATTTAG gGAGAAGAGAGTTTGTCCAGAGGCTTAAACTTGAGGCGACGCTGAATGTTCACGATGGCTGT gtcaaCACTATATCCTGGAACGACACGGGGGAGTACATCCTGTCGGGGTCAGACGACACCTTCCTGGTCATCACCAACCCGTACAACAAGAAG GTCAAGAAGTCCATCCGCTCGGGCCACCGGGCCAACATCTTCAGCGCCAAGTTCATGCCCCACACCAACGACCAGGAGATCGTGTCCTGCTCCGGCGACGGCATCATCTTCTACACGCACACCGAGAAGAGCCCCGAGCACAACCGGCAGTGCCAGTTCAACTGCCACTACGGGACGGCCTACGAG ATCATGACCGTACCCAACGACCCCTACACCTTCCTGTCGTGCGGGGAGGACGGCACGGTGCGGTGGTTCGACCTCCGCATGAAGACCAGCTGCACTAAAGAAGACTGCAAAGAC GACATCCTGATCAACTGCCGCAGAGCCGccacctccatctccatctccccGCTGGTGCCGTACTACCTGGCCGTGGGCTGCTCCGACAGCTCGGTGCGGATCTACGACCGGCGCATGCTGGGCACCAGGGCCACCG GTAACTACATGGGCCGCGGCACCACGGGCATGTGCGTCCGCTTCGTCCCCGCCCACCTGTCCAACAAGTCCTGCAGAGTGACGTCTCTGTGCTACAGCGAGGACGGCCAGGAGGTGCTGGTCAGCTACTCCTCGGACTACATCTACCTGTTTGACCCCAAAGACGACCAGGCCCGCGAGCTCAAGGGCCCgtcggaggagaggagggaggag CTGAGGCAGCCTCCGGTGAAGCGCCTCCGCCTGCGAGGCGACTGGTCCGACACCGGACCGCGGGCTCGTCCCGAGAGCGAGCGGGAGAGGGACG GCGAGCAGAGTCCCAACGTGTCCCTGATGCAGAGGATGTCGGACATGTTGTCCCGCTGGTTCGAGGAGGCCAGCGAGGCTCAGAGCAGCCGAGGGGCGCGGCCGCAGACCCGGCCCAGAG ggaCAGCCGTCCGTCCTGAAGGAACGTTGAACACTCCCGGCGCCTCGGCAGGGTCCAGTCAGGAGTCCGGCCCCCCCGAGAggccggcggccggcggcgacTCCGaagcggccgccgccgccgccacgtccCCCCTGCCCAAGtcggcgtcctcctcctcctcctcagggtctTCGTCCACCGTCACcgcgcctcctccctccagctcctcgtcgGTGGAgaactccgccccctcctcctcctcctcctcctcccctcccacctcctcccccgACTCGGAGCAGAGGAGTCAGGCCGAGGCCACGCCCACAGCCACGCCCACAGCCACGCCCACCTCCGAGCCCACGCTCTCAG ATTCTCCCTCGTCTGTGGTAAACAAACAGCTGGGATCCATGACTCTTGACGAACAGCAGG GGgcagcagaggctgcaggtTCACCTCCCGGCGAGCCTGCCACTGCaccggcgagcagcagcagcggccctcctgcctcctcctgtacctcctcctccacctcctccagccggcCCAGCGCCGCGGAGCCGGTGCTCAGCCTGCACTACAGCTCCGAGggaaccaccaccagcaccatcaAGCTGGACTTCACCGACGAGTg gagcagcagcacGTCCACCTCGATGGGCGGCGGCGGTCCCAAAGCGTCGGAGGCCGCCCAGAGCCGGGAGAGCGTGACGGCGGAGAGCCCGG CTCCCACGGAGTCCTCAGGGCAGCAGGGCGTCATGGCCGCCCCTGCAGAGCCGGCGTGTGACGCCCCGTGCTCCTCGGCGGCTCCgaggccagcagagggcgcctcCGAGGACAGGACTCCtccggagggggcggaggacACCAcagggggctgcaggagggcgGAGCCCGGCGCCGGGCAGACCCACGAGGCCGGCGAgggccagagccagagccagagccagccCGCCGCCCGCGGCAACCAGGACTCGGACGACAGCGACGACGACCCCATCCTCATCCCGTCCAGCAGGTTCAGAGGACAGGGACAGAG gcgttcagcagcagctcggatCCAGGAGCTGTTCCGCAGGAGGAAAGAAAGgcgagagatggaggagagcgAGACGCAAAACATCCGGAGGCCCTCCGTCAAGATGGTCTACAAAGGCCACCGTAACTCCAGAACCATG ATCAAGGAATCGTGCTTCTGGGGCAACAACTTCGTGATGAGCGGCTCGGACTGCGGCCACATCTTCATCTGGGACAGGCACACCGCCGAGCACCTCATGCTGCTGGAGGCCGACAACCACGTGGTCAACTGCCTGCAGCCGCACCCCTACGACCCCA TTCTGGCTTCTTCAGGGATCGACTACGACATCAAGATCTGGTCGCCGCTGGAGCAGTCGCCGTCTTTCAACAGAGTCCTCGCCGACGAG gtaATAACCCGCAATGAACTCATGCTGGAGGAAACCAGAAACACAATCACAGTCCCCGCCTCCTTCATGCTCCGCATGCTGGCGTCCCTCAATCACATCCGATCAG ATCGACTGGAGGGCGATCGCTCCGAAGGTTCGGGCCAGGAGAACGAGGACGAGCAGTAG
- the dcaf6 gene encoding DDB1- and CUL4-associated factor 6 isoform X4 — MVTMSCSGNLVWDVNKRLIGYSLPNTIRTNYLGRREFVQRLKLEATLNVHDGCVNTISWNDTGEYILSGSDDTFLVITNPYNKKVKKSIRSGHRANIFSAKFMPHTNDQEIVSCSGDGIIFYTHTEKSPEHNRQCQFNCHYGTAYEIMTVPNDPYTFLSCGEDGTVRWFDLRMKTSCTKEDCKDDILINCRRAATSISISPLVPYYLAVGCSDSSVRIYDRRMLGTRATGNYMGRGTTGMCVRFVPAHLSNKSCRVTSLCYSEDGQEVLVSYSSDYIYLFDPKDDQARELKGPSEERREELRQPPVKRLRLRGDWSDTGPRARPESERERDGEQSPNVSLMQRMSDMLSRWFEEASEAQSSRGARPQTRPRGTAVRPEGTLNTPGASAGSSQESGPPERPAAGGDSEAAAAAATSPLPKSASSSSSSGSSSTVTAPPPSSSSSVENSAPSSSSSSSPPTSSPDSEQRSQAEATPTATPTATPTSEPTLSGAAEAAGSPPGEPATAPASSSSGPPASSCTSSSTSSSRPSAAEPVLSLHYSSEGTTTSTIKLDFTDEWSSSTSTSMGGGGPKASEAAQSRESVTAESPAPTESSGQQGVMAAPAEPACDAPCSSAAPRPAEGASEDRTPPEGAEDTTGGCRRAEPGAGQTHEAGEGQSQSQSQPAARGNQDSDDSDDDPILIPSSRFRGQGQRGSAVGDRMIRRSAAARIQELFRRRKERREMEESETQNIRRPSVKMVYKGHRNSRTMIKESCFWGNNFVMSGSDCGHIFIWDRHTAEHLMLLEADNHVVNCLQPHPYDPILASSGIDYDIKIWSPLEQSPSFNRVLADEVITRNELMLEETRNTITVPASFMLRMLASLNHIRSDRLEGDRSEGSGQENEDEQ, encoded by the exons ATGGTGACAATGTCCTGCTCTGGCAACCTGGTCTGGGATGTAAATAAACGCCTAATTGGATACAGCCTGCCTAACACCATCAGGACCAACTATTTAG gGAGAAGAGAGTTTGTCCAGAGGCTTAAACTTGAGGCGACGCTGAATGTTCACGATGGCTGT gtcaaCACTATATCCTGGAACGACACGGGGGAGTACATCCTGTCGGGGTCAGACGACACCTTCCTGGTCATCACCAACCCGTACAACAAGAAG GTCAAGAAGTCCATCCGCTCGGGCCACCGGGCCAACATCTTCAGCGCCAAGTTCATGCCCCACACCAACGACCAGGAGATCGTGTCCTGCTCCGGCGACGGCATCATCTTCTACACGCACACCGAGAAGAGCCCCGAGCACAACCGGCAGTGCCAGTTCAACTGCCACTACGGGACGGCCTACGAG ATCATGACCGTACCCAACGACCCCTACACCTTCCTGTCGTGCGGGGAGGACGGCACGGTGCGGTGGTTCGACCTCCGCATGAAGACCAGCTGCACTAAAGAAGACTGCAAAGAC GACATCCTGATCAACTGCCGCAGAGCCGccacctccatctccatctccccGCTGGTGCCGTACTACCTGGCCGTGGGCTGCTCCGACAGCTCGGTGCGGATCTACGACCGGCGCATGCTGGGCACCAGGGCCACCG GTAACTACATGGGCCGCGGCACCACGGGCATGTGCGTCCGCTTCGTCCCCGCCCACCTGTCCAACAAGTCCTGCAGAGTGACGTCTCTGTGCTACAGCGAGGACGGCCAGGAGGTGCTGGTCAGCTACTCCTCGGACTACATCTACCTGTTTGACCCCAAAGACGACCAGGCCCGCGAGCTCAAGGGCCCgtcggaggagaggagggaggag CTGAGGCAGCCTCCGGTGAAGCGCCTCCGCCTGCGAGGCGACTGGTCCGACACCGGACCGCGGGCTCGTCCCGAGAGCGAGCGGGAGAGGGACG GCGAGCAGAGTCCCAACGTGTCCCTGATGCAGAGGATGTCGGACATGTTGTCCCGCTGGTTCGAGGAGGCCAGCGAGGCTCAGAGCAGCCGAGGGGCGCGGCCGCAGACCCGGCCCAGAG ggaCAGCCGTCCGTCCTGAAGGAACGTTGAACACTCCCGGCGCCTCGGCAGGGTCCAGTCAGGAGTCCGGCCCCCCCGAGAggccggcggccggcggcgacTCCGaagcggccgccgccgccgccacgtccCCCCTGCCCAAGtcggcgtcctcctcctcctcctcagggtctTCGTCCACCGTCACcgcgcctcctccctccagctcctcgtcgGTGGAgaactccgccccctcctcctcctcctcctcctcccctcccacctcctcccccgACTCGGAGCAGAGGAGTCAGGCCGAGGCCACGCCCACAGCCACGCCCACAGCCACGCCCACCTCCGAGCCCACGCTCTCAG GGgcagcagaggctgcaggtTCACCTCCCGGCGAGCCTGCCACTGCaccggcgagcagcagcagcggccctcctgcctcctcctgtacctcctcctccacctcctccagccggcCCAGCGCCGCGGAGCCGGTGCTCAGCCTGCACTACAGCTCCGAGggaaccaccaccagcaccatcaAGCTGGACTTCACCGACGAGTg gagcagcagcacGTCCACCTCGATGGGCGGCGGCGGTCCCAAAGCGTCGGAGGCCGCCCAGAGCCGGGAGAGCGTGACGGCGGAGAGCCCGG CTCCCACGGAGTCCTCAGGGCAGCAGGGCGTCATGGCCGCCCCTGCAGAGCCGGCGTGTGACGCCCCGTGCTCCTCGGCGGCTCCgaggccagcagagggcgcctcCGAGGACAGGACTCCtccggagggggcggaggacACCAcagggggctgcaggagggcgGAGCCCGGCGCCGGGCAGACCCACGAGGCCGGCGAgggccagagccagagccagagccagccCGCCGCCCGCGGCAACCAGGACTCGGACGACAGCGACGACGACCCCATCCTCATCCCGTCCAGCAGGTTCAGAGGACAGGGACAGAG AGGATCTGCAGTGGGAGATAGGATGATCAG gcgttcagcagcagctcggatCCAGGAGCTGTTCCGCAGGAGGAAAGAAAGgcgagagatggaggagagcgAGACGCAAAACATCCGGAGGCCCTCCGTCAAGATGGTCTACAAAGGCCACCGTAACTCCAGAACCATG ATCAAGGAATCGTGCTTCTGGGGCAACAACTTCGTGATGAGCGGCTCGGACTGCGGCCACATCTTCATCTGGGACAGGCACACCGCCGAGCACCTCATGCTGCTGGAGGCCGACAACCACGTGGTCAACTGCCTGCAGCCGCACCCCTACGACCCCA TTCTGGCTTCTTCAGGGATCGACTACGACATCAAGATCTGGTCGCCGCTGGAGCAGTCGCCGTCTTTCAACAGAGTCCTCGCCGACGAG gtaATAACCCGCAATGAACTCATGCTGGAGGAAACCAGAAACACAATCACAGTCCCCGCCTCCTTCATGCTCCGCATGCTGGCGTCCCTCAATCACATCCGATCAG ATCGACTGGAGGGCGATCGCTCCGAAGGTTCGGGCCAGGAGAACGAGGACGAGCAGTAG